The Ptiloglossa arizonensis isolate GNS036 chromosome 4, iyPtiAriz1_principal, whole genome shotgun sequence genome contains the following window.
GCCATGTATTTGAATCAATATTCAGCCATGGATTACGTACAAATTGCATAGAAAAAATTAACTCAGCTTTAAGGTATTAAAGAAGatcaaattttacataaattaaccaagaaaataaaattttattttgaataatgAAACTCATCTAAacacaatattacaatatttttcttactTTGAGTAGTTATCATTTTTAAGATAACAATATATCAATGAGTGTTCAAAAGATAATCCTATGAGATGACTAATATGTTAATGATTGCACATTTCATTGTGTTGATTTATATTATCTGTACTGTTGCAGGCATGTGTCTGACATAGTGTCCGGTAGTAGTACAAAATCATGTAGTATATCAGAAATGGCATTTTGGCCATGTATAAAGGAACAGTTAACATGGCATGAACAAGAACGTTTTAGCATATTAAAAAGAGTTCATACTGATTATGGTCGGGGTAGAGCATGGCTAAGAGCAGTATTAAATGAACGTTCTTTAGAACGTCATTTACATGCTATCATTGATCCCACCATATTATCTCCATTTTATGAGGATTGGGCATTTTTACTTGACCAAGAACGAAGTGCAGTACTGCCAAATGTAGCTGCAGGTATAAAAACATAACTACCTACTACTTACAGTATACTTTATCtttgaaaatgtattaaataccaTTTTAATTATTAGGGCTTGGTAGCATTTTATTTGCAATTAGGGTAGATAATGAAGAATTAGATAATAATTTAAGAGAAAAAGACAATGAGAAACAGTATGTTTCACTGTCTGAACCAATTATATCATCCACAATACCAGGTAGTTAAAGCATTCCAATTCTTATGACGATTATTATGTAAAAtcaaatgaaattttgtataaCACTATAATGatgttaatattaaaattagagCCTACTTTGAAACagctgaaacaaaaaaaaagagtacCAACTCAAATAATTTCCTTTGATAATGAAAATGATGAACAAGGGATTACAGAAACTAGCATTTCAGTTAGTGCACCTCCAACCTGCCTCAATTCTCCTACTGTAACATCAGTAAAGAATTCCACATCACCTTGTTTATCAGTGTTGCAATCTCAAACAGAATCAAATGATCTTAATGTAGCAATCGACAAAGGATCTTATGAGTGGGAAAAATGGTAAGtgtgaataatttatttaattttaaacttgtatgatttttaaaaatataattatagttTCTTCAATTTAAAACGACAATTAATagtgttaattttaattcatttattaaaattagagCAATTTATTGtaaatgtttaataaattaataaatttaatataatgatAATACTTTGCAAACTTTTTAGTGAATCgtttgaagaagaaaaagtatTAACCCCGGTCACAGATTCTGGCAACATGGGTGGACTTGTTCCTGTATCCCCTTTAGACCAAACGTTAGATGACATGTTGATAGCACTGCCAAACTACTTAGATGTATGTAatatctataaaatataataatatgcagccatctaaataaaaataaaaaataattttccataggATTCGTCCGAAGTCACAGAAGCTGCTGTGGAAGCTACTGAACCACTTGCAGACTTAGATGCTCATACAGACCCAGAAAATTTAGACATAGAGGCATTACGGATAAAACTTATAGCTACAACTGAAGTTTTAGAACAAGCTAAAGAGGATGCTGTAGCTAGTAAATCACAGCTTACTCGTTTACAAAGACAACACCAAAATTATCTCGAGAGACACGAGTTACAATTACAAACACTAAATaggtgaaaaatattataattacatttatcTTACCatttaaagtataaattttcgtCGCGATTTAAAATAAGTATGATTTAATAGGGAAAATGAATTATTAAGACAACAATTACGTAAATATGTAACAGCAGTACAAATGTTAAGAAGAGATTCCGATTCCACCACAGTCTCCGAAGAAGATCCATCATTAGATTACCATAATGAAGCTCAACAATATGAGGAAAAATTAATTCAGGTTGCCGATATGCATGCGGAATTAATGGAATTTAACGCTAGATTAACTCTTCAATTGActaataagtataattattattatatttaattattggtAATGTATATGCACGCACTTTATATTAATGCTCAAAAAAATTATATAGGGATagattagttaaattattacaaGCTGAATTAGAGTGTCTTCGCGGCCCTTTAAGTGAAGATGACTTACCATCAGAACCTCCATGTCTCATTCATATATGGATTCCATCTGCGTTTCTTACTGGTCAACCTTCTGATATTCACCATGTCTATCAAGTAATCAaaattacatacatatatatttaaaatataaacgtATTACAATGATATATACTTATTTATAGAATTATATCTATACTGTATTATTTGTTACAGATATATGTACGTATTAGAGACACTGAATGGAATATATATAGACGATATGCGCAGTTTTATGCACtttatagaaaattgaaaaaacatGACACAATTATTACTACTTTCGAATTTCCACCAAAGAAGACAATAGGAAATaaggtacgcgcgcgcgcgcgcacgtattGTAAAGGTATACAAATAATGATACATtagattacttttattttttttttatctaatttGTAGGATGCCAAATTTGTAGAAGAAAGACGACAAAAATTGCAGCATTGGTTACGACGAATTGTTGGGAGATTAGCACAATGTTCTCCTGCATTTGTGTCAAGACCAAGTAGACAAACACTTATATCCTTAATGCCATTCTTTGGGTAATTTACTTAAACATTTCAAATTACTAGAagcaataaaattttcttaaaacttataaaacaattttccacAGATGTGTCCACATTAAAATAAGTTTTACCTGTTTTAGTGATAACCCTAATACTGAGAATTCGAGGAAAAATAACTCTACAAGAAACACATTTTCTTCTTCCCCTCAATACATGGgtttataattattaacgttTTTATAGACAATTTGTACATACACGAAGCCTTTTTCatttaatgtataaaatacTTATGTTGctttctctatatatatatatatatgtatatatatatgtatatatgtatatatatatatttatatatgtatatatatatatttatatatatatagagttgACAATTGAAGAGATGAGCATATGCCTGTATGTATACAACCATAATTAACATACATTCACACATATGCTGTTTATATACGataatatgtataaaattaatatgtagtcaaaataattaaaaattaatctttttttacaaaagtatgtattattttttttacaaatgtcTATATGTAGTATTGTTTAAAAGTCTAATTCATGCTCAGAGAAAAATTCTAATCCTATCTTCAATCTTTCAatcagataaaaaaatatatttcttatacACTATATAAATTTGTTATATACCATATACTTTATAATaaacatattaaaaaatattttttatgtagtttgtcaaataaaaaatatggtGAATTAAAATGCATATGGGAGGTGATTAATTAACATATATATGAACAAAGGTATATTGAAAAACTATAGACAACGCaaagaatataaagaaaaaatatcgtaTGCTGCTCTTATTGAATTGTACAATATTGACTTGAATCtcgttttctaaaaattttattcatgtAAGGCGCCTTAACAGTAATATAAAAAGGTACACTTTTCCATTTATACtttatgataaaaataaaagtgcaTATTGTTATTGGAACAAGTACATACAGTATTATGCTGGTAAATAATACAACTAATCGCATATAAGATTCACAGGTTTAACAAGTTTGCGTAGGAGTCTCACTATGGAGAGGTAAGGTAAGAGAATTCTCAAAAAACCAATTgttggagaacaaattttgcacgtaAATCATTGTCTTTCAAGCATGATGCTTGTTAAACAATAAATATACACATTGTAACAAGGAATTTCAATCGTAATTTCAATTGATATTTGTACTGAATGATACAGACTGCATTTTACCTTTCCATATTGAGATATAAAAGTTTTTTGTAATAGCAAAGTTTATCGAGCCGTTAATATAATCATCATTAATACCTTGACTGCCGAGTGTGTGGAACCGTAATGCATTTTTTGTTACAAAGGAACCAACGGTACATTATTGTTATCATAGTGTGTTCGACGACTCTGCGATACGAACTTTGTTTTGTTTCCCAAGAAAGCAGTAAAATAAATGACAAATCTCGATAGACCGATATTTGTCGCTTTCAGGGTTAAAGTTGCTTACAATTTAATTCGATACTGATGTATCGAAAAAGTAAGACTGCGTGGTAGTCAATGTATTAATTGTAATTACATACGTTTTAAACGAATCTATGGAATCTATGTTATAGCGCATCGCAATCATAGCATCATAATCATAGTAAGTTTCGTAACGTAACGATACGCGTTTACATTACTTATAAAATTGATTACAAATCAGACACATTCATTTTCAAGACATTatcatataatataatattttgtcttgcaagagggaaagaaaataatcgaataaacCATTAAATATGTTGTTTAATGTTTCGATAAAGATATGGTGAATCGATACTTAAGATTCAATGGATACAAgaagaaattaatacaaatctttaacaaaaacgtaaaaaaagaaacgaagattgagataaaaagtaattaaaaaatatttctaaacatatgaattattaaaactttgaatatcaaatataaataatgaataataatgataaaatactCAAAAATAAGGcaataatattcttttacatACTAAatcttatattttaatttgcctttatattttgaaattcgatAATGCACGAAAAATACCATGTGTAAACTTATCACTTAAAGAGTATTTTATTCCGCAGAAAATATGAGTTTATCTATACACATGTAACGTTTCATGAAAAATCATCAGATTGAAGAAAATGATCTCGATCATGAGAAATTAAGATACTTTACAATACTGATACGCGTGGTGGTTATTCAAAAAAATGATAAACGGTGTTCGTTAAATGTATCGATACCTTGATTTACGATTCACTGAGATGCATGTGATTATCTATCgtttaaattcaatatttatattgccgaataaaataaaattaatttatcgagtaAGGATgaacaacgataaaaaaaaagtaaaaaaaattgaagaaaacaaaATCTCGATACTTATAAAATTTCGATCAAAAACGTAACAAAATTCGAAGATTTTaatcataaaaatttcgaatttatatatatatatatattttatatgtatatttattatatatatatatatatatatatatatatataatatatatatatttatatatttataaaaaaaagttaatgTTTACTATGATTTTGATAATTGCATTGTGCCGTTTGGAAAAGGAGTCTAATCTCAGTTGACTATGGACAGGCCAGTGTTGTGGTAATAtctttttatacatattttaaaagTTCGCATTGATCCACAAGtatttttcgttcaacgaaCTTTCGCGAGACGCACGAAAAGTACAGAATTCGTTGGCCTTAGTCACTACGTTCCGTACACAGGTTTCATCGTTAAACggctttaaattattatttacatttactaGTTCTCTTCGCTGACTAATTTTGATTTAGCCCTAGGACAAATTCGAGAGTCGATAGATCCttatgtattatttaattaagtTATTGATTTTCGATGTACCGTTGCGAATCTGCTAGTACTGTGTTCATAAGTTTACATTGTAAGATACTCTTTGTAGATTAGCAAATAGGAAAATTCATTAACTAAAGAGGTCATATAACTTCTAAGAAGTCAATTGTAGAAAAAACTTATTTTTATAACATATGAAATTATACATTGAAAgatgtaaaataattgaattttaagaaTATAGAATCCTTAATAGTTAAATTTAATTGTGTAAACATCTGTgtaaatttatatacatatacatataaatttaCACAatcatatataattatatataaatttacacaatcatatataattatatatatatttacacaatatatatataatttgcatgaaaacatttatatattatagaaaagGTTCTGTATCCTTGCGCTTAGaataaaaaacaataaataatatttcatatatttattataaaacaatGGATAAAAGCTGCATTTAACTTCACCAAATATATAAAACTTTTTAAGATTTTTCTTTACAACATACGGTTTTATGCACTAAAAACGTTTGCATAATTCTGAGCATCTTACAAATTACAATGTACATTCAACAATCTTTGTTTGTTCTGTTTTTGTTGTTCTGCAAAACCCTACAACGATACGTCTGGACAGTCCTAGGGATAAATGAATTCATAATTGACATAATCATTTTGCCATTCTGAAGCCTGCTCAGATTTAGATATGTAGAAAGAATGTACCGAACAGTAGTCACGTAAGGATCGTTTAGTAACGAATTATAAAGAGTACCCCTATATTGCATCATAGGTAACTGGAAAAATTTGAgcctaattttatttcattttaaatttagGCATATCCAAATAACAGGTAATCTTTAGTGTAGCAGTCTCTGTTTATGAAATTGACAACAAAAGCTAACAATAATGATAACACATTATGCAAGTACATGAAGGTTAAAAAGTGGAGCCTTATGAGTGtagtaaaaaataataaggCTAGCCTTTTTCTAAAGTAATTTCCTCCTCTGCTTATTAGTAAAAGTATGAAACGTTTTATTCACTATGATTAATACAATGTGTTAcgttaaaacatttttttctcctCTGTTAAGTGAAAATATGCCAACAGATGAAATATGCGATTGATAAGTTTTTTCATTTTGGAGCGCTTGCAAACTTGACGTTTGCATTCACATATCCTTACAGCGATGGGATAATGTCATTTAGGTCCAtagcgaaaataaataaaagaaaatcttCTTAAGCTAGTAGATAGCAGATTAGGTTTGTATTGTATACTTGTTAACTAGCCAGTGCATTTTGTATATATCCTGACTCTCTGATTAACCTTCCTGTCTATTTAGCACACTTTGCCACGCATTCTAAGGCATGAACTTCCTAGTGAGCTGGATAAAAGAGAGCATAGACCAGTGTGCCAGGTACTTTATGTGTTAACATTTTTCACTGTTGTAGCTAGATACATTATAATATTAGAAAGTATATTactattgtatttaaaaaactgTTCTTCCCTGCTCTCGATCTTATATTTTATTAAGATCCTTATTCCTCAGACCATAACTATAAAATCGTTTGCAAAACGTTCTGTAttagaaagcaaaaaataaattgaacttCTTGAGTGGCTATGTCTGCATATACTAAATAATAAGTTAACCCATCGCACGAATAACTACTGATCTTTTTACATAAAGTAGACAGTTTATATCAAAATATTTCTGACAATATTTGATATTCCTTTGATTATTCTTATCAtaagaaaattcaaagaaataaatatcaCTGCTAGCTATGAAATTTGATGTACTAAAATTTTCTGCAGGCCACATGTTAGAAGTATTTTACAATACTAACATAAATTTGATGAATTAAATGAGTTTTAAAATATCCCAGTTAATTGTATTCATGCAAAatcttttatttcaataatataaCGAACTTCAATGTTATTCGTGGATGGTTTAATCAGGATTCTGATATTACAACACATGCATACTGTCATTTGTATAGAACGcagattatacattttttttactaTGATCCGCGTTTATACAAAAACCTACAGTCACACCAATACTGTGCCAAGTTAGGGAGCCATTTGTATGCACATCTGATACCACACTGGCTTAAAGCACATGTCGTCACTTGTTACTTCAATCAATGTTTAATTTTACCACTCTTCATATTTTTACTCATTACATTTCCACCTTGTATCGTTAGGTTCATTCTATCATACATCCGTCAACCTGTCATTACATGCTGTATTGGTTGTACATATTCAGATAGTAAACTAACATAATACAAGTTAAATCAAAAATTTTGTAGCCCTATGGTAATATAGTtattaaacaataaaatataCTCTTGCAAATAACTTATGTTCCATAAGTTGTTTTATGACACTGAACACTATAGTTGAACAAAGTGCTTGTTTtactttcaaagtagaaacttattGCCTAAGAAATTACTATAAAAAGAAGCTATGCAAAAGTGCACATTTGTACACGTAATACAAAATAAACTATCATGACAATTAATTTATGCCTTTATCTTACATATGCGAcattaaaaaaaagataaagaatGTACGTGTATAAATCTAGAgaatataattctaaaaaataatgTACCATAGGGATACACTATTTTCGAGCTCctcatataataataatttgaatattttcagcgTACAAGTAATAAtacaaaacgatacaaaattctaacaagttttttgttttgttttgtttcacTATGCAATTGAATTATTCAAAGTGATAAAGATCTAATGAGAACATTATAGAGGGGTACCAATGTACATATCCAGGCACGTGTACCCATTTTGTATCAGTATAATTTTGCATTTCCCAACAATCAAATTTAATACTTTTTgacattttgaatatttatcccTGTATACAAAACTAAAGTTGTTTAGCACATTTTAGCACTAAATTTAGAATACACAATTTTATTAGTCTTTTTCCCTGTAGAACACAATGTTCATTCCTAAATGTCGTTTTTAGTTATCACAAATTATTGTTCCtcgtatttattattgtttcaaACATTAACGGAGCTCAGAtgcttttcaatattttgtatcaatgcaattataacttttttaattacACAATCACGATGCCCGAACGTTGGGTCGCACTGGAAACAGGCTGCTTTTCGGTAACTTTTCTTTGTTGGTATATGCTTTCATGTCAAAGTAAACCACTTTCTACCCATGAggtcattaaaaaaaaatatatataccaatTGGGTTTATAAACATTATTTCATAAGGTAAAGAGCAGGACTATGGATTTGGAGGAGGTGTAGTTGGTGTTGTATGCGAAGAGGGTGATGCACTTGCAACCATCGTTGGACTGGCTGGCTGTTGTAATGGCAGGAACGCTGATCCCAAGCTAGGTTTTAACTGGAATGCTACACACGGCTTTGAGCAATAGTCTAGTTTGCTCAAGTCTATCATGGGTCGCCTATACATAGAAATATAATGGCTTCAGTGATACTGAAGTATTTGTGcagaaatttgtattatatttcaagATTCTAATCATGTTCAAGCATATGAGGAGCATTAATTTTAAGc
Protein-coding sequences here:
- the LOC143145795 gene encoding sorting nexin-29 isoform X3 yields the protein MALRMMSAIMPGTHNVLDANQTCDHAAERHKLLEDLLAAAKKCHVRFGGRTELATESDISVTHLCHVFESIFSHGLRTNCIEKINSALRHVSDIVSGSSTKSCSISEMAFWPCIKEQLTWHEQERFSILKRVHTDYGRGRAWLRAVLNERSLERHLHAIIDPTILSPFYEDWAFLLDQERSAVLPNVAAGLGSILFAIRVDNEELDNNLREKDNEKQYVSLSEPIISSTIPEPTLKQLKQKKRVPTQIISFDNENDEQGITETSISVSAPPTCLNSPTVTSVKNSTSPCLSVLQSQTESNDLNVAIDKGSYEWEKCESFEEEKVLTPVTDSGNMGGLVPVSPLDQTLDDMLIALPNYLDDSSEVTEAAVEATEPLADLDAHTDPENLDIEALRIKLIATTEVLEQAKEDAVASKSQLTRLQRQHQNYLERHELQLQTLNRENELLRQQLRKYVTAVQMLRRDSDSTTVSEEDPSLDYHNEAQQYEEKLIQVADMHAELMEFNARLTLQLTNKDRLVKLLQAELECLRGPLSEDDLPSEPPCLIHIWIPSAFLTGQPSDIHHVYQIYVRIRDTEWNIYRRYAQFYALYRKLKKHDTIITTFEFPPKKTIGNKDAKFVEERRQKLQHWLRRIVGRLAQCSPAFVSRPSRQTLISLMPFFGDNPNTENSRKNNSTRNTFSSSPQYMGL
- the LOC143145795 gene encoding sorting nexin-29 isoform X1; translated protein: MALRMMSAIMPGTHNVLDANQTCDHAAERHKLLEDLLAAAKKCHVRFGGRTELATESDISVTHLCHVFESIFSHGLRTNCIEKINSALRHVSDIVSGSSTKSCSISEMAFWPCIKEQLTWHEQERFSILKRVHTDYGRGRAWLRAVLNERSLERHLHAIIDPTILSPFYEDWAFLLDQERSAVLPNVAAGLGSILFAIRVDNEELDNNLREKDNEKQYVSLSEPIISSTIPEPTLKQLKQKKRVPTQIISFDNENDEQGITETSISVSAPPTCLNSPTVTSVKNSTSPCLSVLQSQTESNDLNVAIDKGSYEWEKCESFEEEKVLTPVTDSGNMGGLVPVSPLDQTLDDMLIALPNYLDDSSEVTEAAVEATEPLADLDAHTDPENLDIEALRIKLIATTEVLEQAKEDAVASKSQLTRLQRQHQNYLERHELQLQTLNRENELLRQQLRKYVTAVQMLRRDSDSTTVSEEDPSLDYHNEAQQYEEKLIQVADMHAELMEFNARLTLQLTNKDRLVKLLQAELECLRGPLSEDDLPSEPPCLIHIWIPSAFLTGQPSDIHHVYQIYVRIRDTEWNIYRRYAQFYALYRKLKKHDTIITTFEFPPKKTIGNKDAKFVEERRQKLQHWLRRIVGRLAQCSPAFVSRPSRQTLISLMPFFGCVHIKISFTCFSDNPNTENSRKNNSTRNTFSSSPQYMGL